The following coding sequences are from one Streptomyces venezuelae window:
- a CDS encoding xanthine dehydrogenase family protein molybdopterin-binding subunit yields the protein MAGTTTGIPANVTQGSQTKGGVGESMLRPDGTLKVTGEFAYSSDMWHEEMLWGQVLRSTVAHAEIVSIDTSEALALSGVYAVLTADDLPAAKNYGMEYQDTPVLAYGKVRHHGEPVALVAADHPETARRAAAKIKVEYRELPVITDEASATAPDAILVHENRGDHHAGHVPHPNIVHRQPIIRGNADEAAKKADVIVRGEYTFGMQDQAFLGPESGLAVPAEDGGVDLYVATQWLHSDLKQIAPCLGLPEEKVRMTMAGIGGAFGGREDISMQILASVLALRTSKPVKMVYNRYESFFGHVHRHPAKLYYEHGATKDGKLTHMKCKIVLDGGAYMSSTPSVVGNASSLSVGPYVVDDVEIEAIGLYTNNPPCGAMRGFGAVQACFAYEAQMDKVAAKLGMDPVAFRQKNAMEQGTIMPTGQPVDSPAPVAELLRRVKARPLPPVRQWESSEGADVRALPGGLSNTTHGEGVVRGVGYAVGIKNVGFSEGFDDYSTAKIRLEVINGEAVATVHTAAAEVGQGGVTIHAQIARTELGVQQVTIAPADTQVGSAGSTSAGRQTYMTGGAIKNSCEIVREKVLEIGRRKFGSYHPAWANAELLLEGGKVVTDGGEVLTTLVEVLEDEAVEVEEEFRHRPTEAFDLRTGQGNGHVQYAFAAHRAVVEVDTELGLVKVIELACAQDVGKAVNPLSVIGQIQGGTTQGLGVAVMEEIIVDPKTAKVRNPSFTDYLLPTILDTPTIPVDYLELADPNAPYGVRGIGEAPTLSSTPAVLAAIRNATGLELDKTPVRPEHLTGT from the coding sequence ATGGCCGGCACCACCACTGGCATCCCCGCCAACGTCACCCAGGGCTCGCAGACGAAGGGCGGCGTCGGCGAGTCGATGCTGCGCCCCGACGGCACCCTGAAGGTCACCGGCGAGTTCGCGTACTCCTCGGACATGTGGCACGAGGAGATGCTCTGGGGCCAGGTCCTGCGCTCCACCGTCGCCCACGCCGAGATCGTGTCCATCGACACCTCCGAGGCCCTCGCCCTGTCCGGCGTGTATGCCGTCCTGACGGCCGACGACCTGCCGGCGGCGAAGAACTACGGCATGGAGTACCAGGACACCCCCGTCCTCGCGTACGGCAAGGTCCGCCACCACGGCGAGCCGGTCGCCCTCGTGGCCGCCGACCACCCGGAGACCGCGCGCCGCGCCGCCGCCAAGATCAAGGTCGAGTACCGGGAACTGCCGGTCATCACGGACGAGGCGTCCGCGACCGCCCCCGACGCGATCCTGGTCCACGAGAACCGCGGCGACCACCACGCCGGGCACGTCCCGCACCCGAACATCGTGCACCGCCAGCCGATCATCCGCGGCAACGCCGACGAGGCCGCCAAGAAGGCCGACGTCATCGTCAGGGGCGAGTACACGTTCGGCATGCAGGACCAGGCCTTCCTCGGCCCGGAGTCCGGCCTCGCGGTGCCCGCCGAGGACGGCGGCGTCGACCTGTACGTGGCCACCCAGTGGCTGCACTCCGACCTCAAGCAGATCGCCCCCTGCCTCGGCCTGCCCGAGGAGAAGGTCCGCATGACGATGGCGGGCATCGGCGGCGCGTTCGGCGGCCGCGAGGACATCTCGATGCAGATCCTCGCCTCGGTCCTCGCCCTGCGCACCTCCAAGCCGGTCAAGATGGTCTACAACCGGTACGAGTCGTTCTTCGGCCACGTCCACCGGCACCCGGCGAAGCTCTACTACGAGCACGGCGCCACCAAGGACGGCAAGCTCACGCACATGAAGTGCAAGATCGTCCTGGACGGCGGCGCCTACATGTCGTCGACCCCCTCGGTCGTCGGCAACGCCTCGTCCCTCTCGGTCGGCCCGTACGTCGTCGACGACGTGGAGATCGAGGCGATCGGCCTCTACACCAACAACCCGCCCTGCGGCGCCATGCGCGGCTTCGGCGCGGTCCAGGCGTGCTTCGCCTACGAGGCGCAGATGGACAAGGTCGCCGCCAAGCTGGGCATGGACCCGGTGGCGTTCCGGCAGAAGAACGCGATGGAGCAGGGCACGATCATGCCGACCGGGCAGCCGGTCGACTCGCCCGCCCCCGTCGCCGAGCTGCTGCGCCGCGTCAAGGCCCGTCCGCTGCCGCCCGTGCGCCAGTGGGAGTCCAGCGAGGGCGCCGACGTCCGCGCGCTGCCCGGCGGCCTGTCGAACACCACGCACGGCGAGGGTGTCGTCCGCGGCGTCGGCTACGCGGTCGGCATCAAGAACGTCGGCTTCTCCGAGGGCTTCGACGACTACTCGACCGCGAAGATCCGCCTCGAGGTCATCAACGGCGAGGCCGTGGCCACCGTGCACACCGCCGCGGCCGAGGTCGGCCAGGGCGGCGTGACCATCCACGCGCAGATCGCCCGCACCGAGCTCGGCGTCCAGCAGGTCACCATCGCCCCCGCCGACACGCAGGTGGGCTCGGCCGGATCGACCTCCGCGGGCCGCCAGACGTATATGACCGGCGGCGCCATCAAGAACTCCTGCGAGATCGTCCGCGAGAAGGTACTGGAGATCGGCCGGCGCAAGTTCGGCTCGTACCACCCGGCGTGGGCCAACGCCGAACTCCTCCTGGAGGGCGGCAAGGTCGTCACCGACGGCGGCGAGGTCCTCACCACCCTCGTGGAGGTCCTGGAGGACGAGGCCGTGGAGGTGGAGGAGGAGTTCAGGCACCGCCCCACCGAGGCCTTCGACCTGCGGACCGGCCAGGGCAACGGCCACGTCCAGTACGCCTTCGCCGCGCACCGCGCGGTGGTCGAGGTCGACACCGAGCTCGGCCTCGTCAAGGTGATCGAGCTGGCCTGCGCCCAGGACGTCGGCAAGGCGGTCAACCCGCTCTCCGTCATCGGGCAGATCCAGGGCGGCACCACCCAGGGCCTGGGTGTCGCGGTGATGGAAGAGATCATCGTCGACCCGAAGACCGCGAAGGTGCGCAACCCCTCCTTCACGGACTACCTGCTCCCCACCATCCTCGACACGCCGACCATCCCGGTCGACTACCTCGAACTGGCCGACCCGAACGCGCCGTACGGCGTGCGCGGCATCGGAGAGGCCCCGACCCTGTCGTCCACCCCCGCGGTCCTCGCGGCCATCAGGAACGCGACGGGTCTCGAGCTCGACAAGACGCCGGTACGTCCCGAACACCTCACCGGCACGTGA
- a CDS encoding NCS2 family permease, with amino-acid sequence MTQSSVEPKTTAEDAGPGSRVPAGRSWLDRYFHISRRGSTVAREVRGGITTFMAMAYIVLLNPLILSGKDAAGDTLGQKAVITATALAAAVTTLLMGFVGKVPLALAAGLSVSGVISSQVAPEMTWPQAMGMCVMYGVVIMLLVVTGLREMIMNAIPLALKHGITMGIGLFIAIIGLVKGGFVHPGKATPLSLGPAGELSGWPVLLFAGTLLLIFMLQARNTPGAILIGIVTGTVIAVVLNALDVIDPKQWANGAPELHGSAVSSPDFSLIGEVEFGGWGEVGAMTVGMIVFTLVLAGFFDAMATIIGVGTEANLADEKGRMPGLSKALFIDGAGGAIGGVAGGSGQTVFVESATGVGEGARTGLASVVTGLFFAACLFFTPLTAIVPQEVASAALVVIGAMMMMNARHVDWADRATAIPVFLTVVLMPFTYTITTGVAAGVISWVAIKIAQGKAREIGAFMWGLTVIFIVYFALNPIEGWLGVH; translated from the coding sequence ATGACCCAGTCGTCAGTGGAGCCGAAGACCACCGCAGAGGACGCGGGCCCCGGCTCACGCGTCCCGGCCGGCAGGTCTTGGCTCGACCGGTACTTTCACATATCCCGGAGAGGATCCACGGTCGCGCGCGAGGTGCGCGGCGGAATCACCACCTTCATGGCGATGGCGTACATCGTCCTGCTCAACCCCCTGATCCTCTCCGGCAAGGACGCGGCGGGGGACACCCTCGGCCAGAAGGCCGTGATCACCGCGACGGCGCTCGCCGCGGCGGTCACCACGCTCCTCATGGGCTTCGTCGGCAAGGTGCCGCTGGCCCTGGCCGCCGGGCTCTCCGTGTCCGGTGTGATCTCCTCGCAGGTCGCGCCCGAGATGACCTGGCCGCAGGCCATGGGCATGTGCGTGATGTACGGCGTGGTGATCATGCTTCTGGTGGTCACCGGGCTCCGCGAGATGATCATGAACGCGATCCCGCTCGCCCTCAAGCACGGCATCACCATGGGCATCGGCCTGTTCATCGCCATCATCGGCCTGGTCAAGGGCGGCTTCGTCCACCCCGGCAAGGCCACCCCGCTCTCCCTCGGCCCCGCCGGTGAGCTCTCCGGCTGGCCCGTCCTGCTCTTCGCGGGCACCCTGCTCCTGATCTTCATGCTCCAGGCGCGCAACACCCCGGGCGCGATCCTGATCGGCATCGTCACCGGCACCGTGATCGCCGTCGTCCTCAACGCGCTCGACGTGATCGACCCCAAGCAGTGGGCGAACGGCGCCCCCGAACTGCACGGCAGCGCGGTCTCGTCGCCCGACTTCTCGCTCATCGGCGAGGTCGAGTTCGGCGGCTGGGGCGAGGTCGGCGCGATGACCGTCGGCATGATCGTCTTCACCCTGGTGCTCGCCGGGTTCTTCGACGCGATGGCCACCATCATCGGCGTCGGCACCGAGGCCAACCTGGCCGACGAGAAGGGCCGTATGCCGGGCCTCTCCAAGGCGCTGTTCATCGACGGCGCCGGCGGCGCGATCGGCGGCGTGGCGGGCGGCTCCGGCCAGACCGTCTTCGTCGAGTCCGCCACCGGGGTCGGCGAGGGTGCCCGCACGGGCCTCGCCTCCGTCGTCACCGGCCTCTTCTTCGCCGCCTGCCTCTTCTTCACGCCGCTCACCGCGATCGTGCCGCAGGAGGTCGCCTCCGCCGCGCTCGTCGTCATCGGAGCGATGATGATGATGAACGCCCGGCACGTCGACTGGGCCGACCGCGCCACCGCCATCCCGGTCTTCCTGACCGTCGTGCTCATGCCCTTCACGTACACCATCACCACCGGTGTCGCGGCGGGCGTCATCTCCTGGGTCGCCATCAAGATCGCGCAGGGCAAGGCGCGCGAGATCGGCGCCTTCATGTGGGGCCTGACGGTGATCTTCATCGTCTACTTCGCCCTCAACCCCATCGAAGGATGGCTGGGCGTCCACTGA
- a CDS encoding XdhC family protein yields the protein MLDIADELNRWVEQGRDFAVATVVAVGGSAPRQPGAALAVDSAGTAIGSVSGGCVEGAVYELCRQALEDGETVLERFGYSDDDAFAVGLTCGGIIDILVTPVRADSVSRPVFAAALAAACAGEAAAVARVTSGPAELLGRALLVRTTDGTGAYEGGLGGHPELDRTVAAEARALLDAGRTATVEIGADGSRCGQPLVVLVESSVPPPRMIVFGAIDFASALVRMGKFLGYHVTVCDARPVFATPTRFPDADEIVVEWPHRYLEGTEVDGRTVLCVLTHDAKFDVPLLELALRLPVAYVGAMGSRRTHEDRNKRLREVGVTELELARLRSPIGLDLGARTPEETALSIAAEIVANRRGGSGVSLTGAHTPIHHDGSRELSGRIGSVA from the coding sequence ATGCTGGACATCGCCGACGAGCTGAACCGGTGGGTCGAGCAGGGACGTGACTTCGCCGTCGCCACCGTGGTGGCGGTCGGCGGGAGCGCGCCCCGGCAGCCGGGCGCCGCGCTCGCCGTCGACAGCGCGGGCACGGCGATCGGCTCGGTCTCCGGCGGATGTGTGGAGGGCGCTGTCTACGAACTGTGCCGGCAGGCCCTGGAGGACGGCGAGACCGTCCTCGAACGGTTCGGCTACAGCGACGACGACGCCTTCGCCGTGGGTCTGACCTGCGGCGGCATCATCGACATCCTCGTGACCCCGGTCCGCGCCGACTCCGTGTCCAGGCCGGTGTTCGCCGCCGCCCTGGCCGCGGCCTGTGCGGGGGAGGCGGCCGCCGTCGCCCGGGTCACGTCCGGGCCCGCCGAGCTCCTCGGCCGCGCCCTCCTCGTCCGTACGACGGACGGGACAGGCGCGTACGAGGGCGGCCTCGGCGGACACCCCGAGCTCGACCGCACCGTGGCGGCGGAGGCCCGCGCCCTGCTCGACGCCGGGCGCACCGCGACCGTGGAGATCGGCGCGGACGGCTCCCGGTGCGGGCAGCCGCTCGTGGTCCTCGTCGAGTCGAGCGTCCCGCCGCCCCGCATGATCGTGTTCGGCGCCATCGACTTCGCGTCGGCGCTGGTCCGCATGGGCAAGTTTCTCGGCTACCACGTCACCGTGTGCGACGCCCGGCCCGTCTTCGCCACCCCCACCCGCTTCCCCGACGCCGACGAGATCGTCGTCGAATGGCCGCACCGCTACCTGGAGGGCACGGAGGTCGACGGCCGCACCGTGCTCTGCGTCCTCACCCACGACGCCAAGTTCGACGTACCGCTGCTGGAGCTGGCGCTGCGTCTCCCCGTCGCCTACGTCGGGGCCATGGGGTCGCGCCGTACGCACGAGGACCGCAACAAGCGCCTGCGCGAGGTCGGCGTCACCGAGCTGGAGCTGGCGCGCCTGCGCTCGCCCATCGGCCTCGACCTGGGAGCCCGTACGCCCGAGGAGACGGCCCTCTCCATCGCCGCGGAGATCGTCGCCAACCGCCGGGGCGGCAGCGGGGTCTCCCTCACCGGGGCGCACACGCCGATCCACCACGACGGTTCGCGCGAACTGTCCGGGCGGATCGGGTCGGTCGCCTGA
- a CDS encoding SRPBCC family protein, with the protein MAIFQITRDTPLPAAEAWRRLTAWERHGDVVPLTRITVGTPPPTHVGTVFVARSALGPVGFDDVMEVVEWCPPDGASPGRCRLEKRGSFVTGWAEIEVYPATSGPGSTVVWREDLRVRGLPSLCDGVLSSVARRMFGRAADRLLAGGPV; encoded by the coding sequence GTGGCCATCTTCCAGATCACCCGCGACACTCCCCTGCCCGCCGCCGAGGCGTGGCGCAGGCTCACCGCGTGGGAGCGGCACGGCGACGTCGTCCCGCTCACCCGCATCACCGTCGGCACTCCCCCGCCCACCCATGTGGGCACGGTCTTCGTGGCGCGCAGCGCGCTGGGCCCCGTCGGCTTCGACGACGTGATGGAGGTCGTCGAGTGGTGCCCGCCGGACGGCGCCTCGCCGGGGCGGTGCCGCCTGGAGAAGCGCGGGTCGTTCGTGACGGGGTGGGCGGAGATCGAGGTGTATCCGGCCACCTCGGGCCCGGGTTCCACGGTGGTGTGGCGCGAGGATCTGCGCGTACGGGGGCTGCCCTCGCTCTGCGACGGGGTGCTGTCGTCCGTGGCGCGGCGCATGTTCGGACGCGCGGCGGACCGGCTCCTGGCGGGCGGGCCGGTATGA
- a CDS encoding polysaccharide deacetylase family protein, with protein MNTPSACKTTHSAKRLRRTAPVLAAGAALALALTGCTKLDTTSPSTVRKDAAEAKPADQGKFGTVDCRKAKCVALTFDAGPSENTPRLLKILKDEKVPATFFTLGKNHIEKYPELVKQMDAEGHEVASHTWSHKILTKIDADEARRELERPNKAIEKLIGKKPTLMRPPQGRTDDDINKLSKELGLSEVLWTVTAKDYTTNDSKLIQKRVLDQTKRDGIILLHDIYKGTVPAVPGVIDGLKKRGYVFVTVPQLLAPGKAEPGKVYR; from the coding sequence ATGAACACGCCATCCGCTTGCAAGACGACGCACTCGGCCAAGAGGTTGCGTCGCACCGCTCCCGTCCTCGCGGCGGGCGCGGCCCTCGCCCTCGCGCTGACGGGGTGCACCAAGCTCGACACCACGTCGCCCAGCACCGTGCGCAAGGACGCGGCCGAGGCCAAGCCCGCGGACCAGGGGAAGTTCGGCACGGTCGACTGCCGCAAGGCCAAGTGCGTGGCCCTGACGTTCGACGCGGGGCCCAGCGAGAACACGCCGAGACTCCTGAAGATCCTCAAGGACGAGAAGGTCCCGGCGACGTTCTTCACGCTCGGCAAGAACCACATCGAGAAGTACCCCGAGCTCGTGAAGCAGATGGACGCCGAGGGCCACGAGGTCGCGAGCCACACCTGGTCGCACAAGATCCTGACGAAGATCGACGCGGACGAGGCGCGCCGCGAGCTGGAGCGCCCCAACAAGGCGATAGAGAAGCTCATAGGCAAGAAGCCGACGCTGATGCGCCCGCCGCAGGGCCGCACCGACGACGACATCAACAAGCTCTCCAAGGAGCTCGGGCTCTCGGAGGTCCTGTGGACCGTCACCGCCAAGGACTACACGACCAATGACTCCAAGCTGATCCAGAAGCGCGTCCTGGACCAGACGAAGCGGGACGGCATCATCCTGCTGCACGACATCTACAAGGGCACCGTCCCGGCCGTGCCCGGCGTCATCGACGGGCTCAAGAAGCGCGGCTACGTCTTCGTGACGGTCCCCCAGCTCCTCGCCCCCGGCAAGGCCGAACCCGGCAAGGTGTACCGCTAG
- a CDS encoding pyridoxal phosphate-dependent decarboxylase family protein, with the protein MTTEHDKIAAFDEERLAGIIDLYVRTGIQVHSPGYMGRQFSGVVPLAGVIDFVSSVVNQPSSFYEAGQLPNAVERIMADELNRFIGWDPERFTMITTSGGSLANLTALLAARNEKLPGYWSQGGSAVRGQPRPAIAVGADVHYSVARAAGVLGIGDAQLVRLPLNRQQQICPGEVRAALEAAERQNLKVFCMVASAGSTSVGAFDPIDELADVAAEKGIWLHIDGAHGASLLVSDTLRDRLRGVERADSLTWDAHKMMFVPAPCTMLFYRNKETALSAFRQKASYVFDEEPDVYTAYDSGGKNFECTKRPMIMTLWALWAIYGRALFAEKIEYLCQLTEEAYGVVRAEPDFEALHRPEANILCFRYHPVDLENRLGRRVGKKDVHHLQIAIRNRIKFEGNFFISKVNVDGVAALRVVMMNHQITGEHFRMLLSEIRRTARELLDGEEGTEKA; encoded by the coding sequence ATGACGACTGAGCACGACAAGATCGCCGCGTTCGACGAGGAGCGCCTCGCGGGCATCATCGACCTGTACGTCCGTACGGGGATCCAGGTCCACTCCCCCGGATACATGGGGCGGCAGTTCTCCGGAGTCGTCCCGCTCGCCGGCGTCATCGACTTCGTGAGCTCCGTGGTCAACCAGCCGTCCTCGTTCTACGAGGCGGGCCAGCTGCCCAACGCCGTCGAGCGGATCATGGCCGACGAGCTGAACCGCTTCATCGGGTGGGACCCCGAGCGCTTCACCATGATCACCACGTCGGGCGGCTCGCTCGCCAATCTGACCGCCCTGCTCGCGGCCAGGAACGAGAAGCTGCCCGGCTACTGGTCACAGGGCGGTTCAGCGGTGCGCGGCCAGCCCCGGCCCGCCATCGCGGTCGGCGCGGACGTGCACTACAGCGTGGCGCGCGCGGCCGGTGTGCTCGGCATCGGTGACGCGCAGCTCGTCCGGCTGCCGCTCAACCGGCAGCAGCAGATCTGCCCCGGCGAGGTGCGCGCCGCCCTGGAGGCAGCCGAGCGGCAGAACCTCAAGGTGTTCTGCATGGTGGCCTCGGCCGGCAGCACCTCGGTGGGCGCGTTCGACCCGATCGACGAGCTCGCCGATGTGGCCGCGGAGAAGGGCATCTGGCTGCACATCGACGGCGCGCACGGCGCGAGCCTGCTCGTGTCGGACACGCTCCGCGACAGGCTGCGGGGCGTCGAGAGGGCGGACTCCCTGACCTGGGACGCGCACAAGATGATGTTCGTGCCCGCGCCCTGCACGATGCTCTTCTACCGGAACAAGGAGACCGCGCTCTCGGCATTCCGGCAGAAGGCCAGCTACGTCTTCGACGAGGAGCCGGACGTCTACACCGCCTACGACAGCGGCGGAAAGAACTTCGAGTGCACGAAGCGTCCCATGATCATGACGCTGTGGGCACTGTGGGCCATTTACGGACGGGCCCTGTTCGCGGAGAAAATCGAGTACCTCTGCCAGTTGACGGAAGAGGCATACGGTGTGGTGCGGGCCGAACCCGATTTCGAGGCCCTGCACCGCCCGGAAGCGAACATTCTGTGCTTCCGTTACCATCCGGTCGACCTCGAGAACAGACTCGGCAGGCGGGTCGGGAAGAAAGACGTGCACCACCTGCAGATCGCCATCAGGAACCGCATCAAATTCGAGGGGAACTTCTTCATCTCGAAAGTGAACGTCGACGGGGTGGCGGCACTGCGGGTGGTCATGATGAACCACCAGATCACCGGCGAGCACTTCAGGATGCTGCTGTCAGAAATCAGAAGGACGGCACGGGAACTGCTCGACGGAGAAGAGGGAACAGAAAAAGCGTAG
- a CDS encoding ArnT family glycosyltransferase: MTSLTSAPPAGRTSPDRRPRSRLRFWRSPAGQPRWARPALLGIAALAALLYTWNITSSGFAPYYSVAARSMSVSWEAFLFTSLDPSATLTLDKIGGFLWPQALSARIFGFHDWALTLPQCVMGVISVLVMYRLVRRWQGPAAGLLAAGLLTVTPVAASMFGHAMLDGAVTLCLVLAADAYQRAVRSARLRSLLLCGLWIGLGFQAKMMEAWVIVPALFVGYLVAAPVRLRRRLGQLALAGALMFTVSLSWVALMTFTPERDRPYVDGSTGNSAAAMVFGYNGFNRLHAGLIDGAAPAAGAARTSPQPGGTDAPGSSADGPGASDPDTGSTGAPGPDTGKPGTRGPGAEGSGGTGGTGGAGDTEGTGGPGDTEGTASAGDAEGTGSTAGTGTGDTRGTTSRQPHPDPDSTSALKLFESARYAPQIGWLYPLALSALVHGLLRHRKAPRTDQARAGHLMWGVWLIGTAALLSSFDFPHTAYLAPLAPPLAALAAAGTVALWRAHRKAEGGARAWVLPAVIVAETAWTVRLASDYTGFAPWLIPVTVAAALIAVLVLTLRRTAARRRFALAGMLAGCVAMFAAPAAWSLSVLDERHAGSAFDAAAGPLPAGLPTGKPSISHRPGAGGGPGGPTGGDAGPTGGVGAIGRDLRTSLTPAQSELLAYVEKHDGNAKYPFSAENWAAAAPYIYAEGTPVLPLAGMHSTSVTLTEYRHLVASGDIRFALVDAAGAKSSEVGSWIASACAEVDPRAYGATDRGSEKAPAQTLYRCEPSDATSH, from the coding sequence ATGACGTCCCTGACCAGCGCGCCGCCCGCGGGCCGGACCTCGCCGGACCGGCGGCCCCGGAGCCGGCTGCGGTTCTGGCGCTCCCCCGCCGGCCAGCCCCGGTGGGCCAGGCCCGCGCTCCTCGGCATCGCCGCCCTCGCCGCCCTGCTCTACACGTGGAACATCACGAGCAGCGGCTTCGCCCCCTACTACTCCGTGGCCGCCCGCAGCATGTCGGTGAGCTGGGAGGCGTTCCTCTTCACCAGTCTCGATCCGTCGGCCACGCTCACCCTGGACAAGATCGGCGGCTTCCTGTGGCCGCAGGCCCTTTCGGCACGGATCTTCGGCTTCCACGACTGGGCGCTGACGCTGCCGCAGTGCGTCATGGGCGTGATCTCCGTCCTGGTGATGTACCGGCTGGTGCGCCGCTGGCAGGGACCTGCCGCCGGACTGCTCGCCGCGGGGCTGCTGACGGTGACGCCCGTGGCGGCCTCCATGTTCGGCCACGCGATGCTCGACGGGGCGGTCACCCTGTGCCTCGTGCTCGCCGCCGACGCGTACCAGCGGGCCGTGCGGAGCGCGCGCCTGCGGTCGCTGCTCCTCTGCGGACTGTGGATCGGGCTCGGCTTCCAGGCGAAGATGATGGAGGCGTGGGTCATCGTGCCGGCGCTCTTCGTCGGGTACCTCGTGGCGGCTCCGGTGCGGCTGCGGCGCCGGCTCGGCCAACTGGCCCTGGCGGGCGCCCTGATGTTCACCGTGTCGCTGTCGTGGGTGGCGCTGATGACGTTCACTCCCGAGCGCGACCGCCCGTACGTGGACGGCTCGACCGGCAACAGCGCGGCGGCGATGGTCTTCGGCTACAACGGCTTCAACCGGCTGCACGCGGGGCTCATCGACGGGGCGGCGCCGGCCGCGGGGGCGGCGCGGACGTCCCCGCAGCCGGGCGGCACGGACGCTCCCGGGTCGAGCGCCGACGGCCCCGGCGCATCCGACCCCGACACCGGCAGCACCGGCGCACCCGGGCCCGACACCGGCAAACCCGGCACACGGGGGCCGGGCGCCGAAGGCTCCGGCGGTACGGGAGGCACGGGAGGCGCTGGTGACACCGAAGGCACGGGAGGCCCTGGTGACACCGAAGGCACGGCTAGCGCTGGTGACGCCGAAGGCACCGGCAGTACCGCCGGTACCGGTACCGGCGACACCCGGGGCACCACGAGCAGGCAACCCCACCCCGACCCCGACTCCACCAGCGCCCTCAAGCTCTTCGAGAGCGCCCGTTACGCGCCCCAGATCGGCTGGCTGTACCCGCTGGCGCTGAGCGCCCTCGTCCACGGCCTCCTGCGGCACCGCAAGGCCCCCCGCACCGACCAGGCCCGCGCCGGTCACCTGATGTGGGGCGTCTGGCTGATCGGCACCGCCGCGCTGCTGAGCTCGTTCGACTTCCCCCACACCGCCTACCTCGCGCCCCTCGCCCCGCCGCTCGCCGCACTGGCGGCGGCCGGAACCGTCGCCCTCTGGCGCGCGCACCGCAAGGCCGAAGGCGGGGCGCGGGCGTGGGTACTGCCCGCCGTCATCGTCGCCGAGACCGCCTGGACCGTCCGCCTCGCCTCCGACTACACCGGCTTCGCGCCCTGGCTGATCCCCGTGACCGTCGCGGCCGCACTGATCGCCGTCCTCGTTCTGACGCTCCGCCGGACCGCCGCGCGCCGCCGCTTCGCCCTCGCGGGGATGCTGGCCGGCTGCGTGGCCATGTTCGCCGCGCCGGCCGCCTGGTCGCTCTCGGTGCTGGACGAGCGGCACGCGGGCTCGGCGTTCGACGCCGCCGCGGGCCCGCTGCCCGCGGGGCTGCCGACGGGGAAGCCCTCGATCAGTCACCGGCCCGGCGCGGGCGGTGGCCCCGGCGGGCCCACCGGTGGAGACGCCGGGCCCACGGGTGGCGTGGGCGCCATCGGCCGGGACCTCCGCACCTCCCTGACGCCCGCCCAGAGCGAGCTTCTCGCCTACGTCGAGAAGCATGACGGGAACGCCAAGTACCCCTTCTCCGCCGAGAACTGGGCGGCGGCGGCCCCGTACATCTACGCCGAGGGCACCCCCGTCCTGCCACTCGCCGGAATGCACTCGACCTCCGTCACCCTCACCGAGTACCGGCACCTCGTCGCGAGCGGGGACATCCGCTTCGCCCTCGTCGACGCCGCGGGCGCGAAGTCGTCGGAGGTCGGCTCCTGGATCGCGTCGGCCTGTGCCGAGGTCGACCCTCGGGCGTACGGAGCGACCGACCGCGGCAGCGAGAAGGCACCCGCGCAGACCCTGTACCGCTGCGAACCGTCCGACGCCACGAGCCACTGA